A stretch of the Solanum dulcamara chromosome 6, daSolDulc1.2, whole genome shotgun sequence genome encodes the following:
- the LOC129891948 gene encoding F-box protein At3g07870-like, translating to MESNRAKERKLEDETRNLIARLPNEIALDIVSRLPISSLIQFRFVCQTWNMLTRDSRLVDMHLSRASKINPCLIFKTYHPQKEQLFFVELSDRHDDEHTLREIQIPFSTSMGKFRIVDSCNGLLCLSGVYDHEEAYIYNPFNREHKKLPNCNELDVNEVVYGFGFHPVTNEYKVIKIGYYPHVYYVPWCFHKSVKYDYPLSEVHLFNLKSNTWRNLEELPYKLHHSPGVLVDGRLHWVTRFHWHLDRLIVAFDLSNDTFQEVPRPDFTINLFHRRYHLASLRGCLSACILTSNGENLEIWIMEEYNKKESWMHKFNIGDSSIVSRDLPESCDIWRTNLQMGTVTVMCLLNNGDILLDCQGGILIAYSTDKKMLKSLSLCGMPKSCKTIAHVGSLNWISHFA from the coding sequence ATGGAGTCCAATCGTGCAAAAGAAAGGAAACTGGAAGATGAGACGAGAAATCTGATAGCTCGTCTGCCAAATGAAATAGCACTTGACATAGTTTCAAGGCTTCCTATTTCGTCTCTCATTCAGTTCAGGTTTGTATGCCAAACCTGGAACATGTTGACCCGTGATTCCCGCCTTGTTGATATGCATCTGTCTCGTGCATCAAAGATTAACCCATGCCTCATCTTTAAGACTTACCATCCTCAAAAAGAGCAGCTTTTCTTTGTTGAACTGTCTGATCGTCATGATGATGAACACACATTGAGAGAGATTCAGATTCCCTTTTCGACATCCATGGGCAAATTTCGAATAGTAGACTCATGTAACGGTCTGCTATGTCTATCTGGTGTCTATGACCACGAAGAAGCATACATATACAATCCTTTCAACCGAGAACACAAAAAGCTGCCAAACTGTAATGAGCTTGATGTGAATGAAGTGGTTTATGGTTTTGGATTTCATCCTGTTACTAATGAGTACAAGGTGATCAAAATAGGCTACTATCCTCATGTCTATTATGTACCTTGGTGTTTTCACAAGTCTGTAAAATATGATTATCCACTCTCAGAGGTTCACTTGTTCAATCTGAAAAGCAATACTTGGAGAAATTTAGAGGAATTACCTTACAAGCTTCATCATTCTCCCGGGGTTTTAGTCGATGGAAGGCTCCACTGGGTGACTAGATTTCACTGGCACCTTGATCGCCTTATCGTTGCCTTTGACCTATCTAATGATACATTTCAAGAGGTTCCAAGGCCTGACTTCACTATCAACTTATTTCATCGTAGATATCATCTGGCTTCCCTAAGAGGGTGCCTATCAGCATGTATATTAACCTCTAATGGAGAGAACTTGGAAATTTGGATCATGGAAGAATATAACAAGAAAGAATCTTGGATGCACAAGTTCAACATTGGAGATTCTTCAATTGTGAGTCGAGATTTGCCCGAGTCATGTGACATTTGGAGGACTAATTTGCAAATGGGAACTGTTACAGTAATGTGTCTCCTCAATAATGGTGATATCTTGCTAGATTGTCAAGGTGGGATTTTAATTGCCTATAGCACAGACAAGAAAATGTTAAAGAGCCTAAGCCTTTGTGGTATGCCCAAGTCCTGTAAAACAATTGCTCATGTAGGAAGCCTTAATTGGATATCTCACTTTGCTTGA
- the LOC129891947 gene encoding F-box/kelch-repeat protein At3g23880-like produces MSDYLPKDVLVDILSKLPLKTLVQCTTVCKSWYSIIINPNFISLHHNTHITTSGRRPLLFVRHYNMFDKVERYALHFDDEELEDSSDADSFEEYLELKCPERSRSEYLRIVGCCNGLICLSDDYDKFTDTVVLWNPIIRKHVGLPNPNLGYNGRGSCIYGFGFDGVKHDYKVVRVVYNSTATEDYKLQIPPTIEFLDKLRAVKFLVPPGVEVYSLSSGVWRTISDAFPSYILHQNHSVSTYLNGAVHWIASHSSDDDDDGNGNSNNDSNSSSSSSSSCNNKDCSFIVAFDVGTEKFGEISLPDSVAERNVMKLDVMITGTSLALIEYEKFWQSDYCWIWVMKEYGAVKSWSRLHNIDLRGGFRNIVGFRTHGELLISARMVGMVSYNPKRRNISYLGIHGTNRSFHGEPFFESLALVGKKDRFAQQANSRFAQQENSTTDVVQEVGSVLDNGEDGSVLDNGGDGTVLDNGGDGTVLDNGGDGTVLDNGGDGTEEHT; encoded by the coding sequence ATGTCGGATTATCTTCCAAAGGATGTTCTTGTAGATATTCTATCAAAATTACCATTGAAAACCCTCGTTCAATGCACCACCGTATGCAAATCATGGTATTCCATAATCATAAACCCTAATTTCATCTCTCTCCATCACAACACCCACATCACCACCTCCGGTCGCCGTCCTTTACTCTTCGTCCGCCACTACAACATGTTCGACAAGGTCGAACGTTACGCTTTGCACTTCGACGATGAAGAGTTAGAAGATTCATCAGATGCCGATTCATTCGAGGAGTATCTTGAGCTGAAATGCCCCGAAAGAAGTCGTAGTGAGTATTTAAGAATCGTTGGTTGCTGTAATGGCCTTATTTGCCTATCTGATGATTATGATAAGTTTACGGATACTGTGGTTTTATGGAATCCTATAATTCGTAAACATGTGGGTTTGCCGAACCCTAATTTGGGGTATAATGGACGTGGGTCTTGTATTTATGGGTTTGGGTTTGATGGTGTGAAGCATGATTATAAAGTTGTTAGGGTTGTTTATAATAGTACTGCTACTGAGGATTATAAATTGCAGATTCCACCGACCATTGAGTTTCTTGATAAATTGAGGGCTGTTAAATTCTTGGTTCCACCTGGGGTTGAGGTTTACTCTTTGAGTAGTGGGGTTTGGAGGACTATTTCTGATGCCTTTCCTTCGtatattttgcatcaaaatcaTTCTGTTTCGACTTATCTTAATGGGGCTGTTCATTGGATTGCATCTCATTCaagtgatgatgatgatgatggtaATGGGAATAGCAACAAtgatagtaatagtagtagtagtagcagcagcAGCTGTAATAATAAAGATTGTAGTTTTATTGTAGCATTCGATGTGGGGACTGAAAAATTTGGTGAAATAAGCCTGCCAGATAGTGTTGCTGAGAGAAATGTAATGAAATTGGATGTGATGATTACGGGCACGTCGCTTGCCCTAATTGAGTATGAAAAGTTTTGGCAGAGTGATTACTGCTGGATATGGGTGATGAAAGAGTATGGTGCGGTGAAGTCTTGGAGTAGACTGCATAATATTGATTTGAGAGGTGGATTCAGGAATATTGTGGGATTTAGGACTCACGGTGAATTATTGATTTCTGCTAGAATGGTAGGAATGGTTTCATACAACCCCAAGAGGAGAAACATAAGCTATCTTGGAATCCATGGCACCAACCGCTCATTCCATGGTGAGCCTTTTTTCGAGAGCCTGGCTTTAGTTGGGAAAAAAGATAGATTTGCACAGCAGGCAAATTCGAGATTTGCACAGCAGGAAAATTCGACTACTGATGTTGTTCAAGAAGTTGGATCTGTACTGGATAATGGTGAAGATGGATCTGTACTGGATAATGGTGGAGATGGAACTGTACTGGATAATGGTGGAGATGGAACTGTACTGGATAATGGTGGAGATGGAACTGTACTGGATAATGGTGGAGATGGAACTGAGGAACATACATGA
- the LOC129892693 gene encoding ATP synthase subunit alpha, mitochondrial-like: MELSPRAAELTSLLESRISNFYTNFQVDEIDRVVSVGDGIARVYGLNKIQAGEMVEFASGVKGIALNLENENVGIVVFGSDTAIKEGDLVKRTGSIVDVPVGKAMLTFAL, translated from the coding sequence ATGGAACTTTCTCCCCGAGCTGCGGAACTAACAAGTCTATTAGAAAGTCGAATTAGCAATTTTTACACGAATTTTCAAGTGGATGAGATCGATCGAGTGGTCTCAGTTGGAGATGGGATTGCACGTGTTTATGGATTGAACAAGATTCAAGCTGGGGAAATGGTGGAATTTGCCAGCGGTGTGAAAGGAATAGCCTTGAATCTTGAGAATGAGAATGTAGGGATTGTTGTCTTTGGTAGTGATACTGCTATTAAGGAAGGAGATCTTGTCAAGCGCACTGGATCTATTGTGGATGTTCCTGTGGGAAAGGCTATGCTAACCTTTGCCCTTTAG